The following proteins come from a genomic window of Proteinivorax hydrogeniformans:
- a CDS encoding sugar-transfer associated ATP-grasp domain-containing protein — protein MSGYIKNILRDTHRKSIPNIILDLIRCGLKEKEVPLYYFTTLAYKKGRGHCLDYVGGKTHKKAMTVIHSKGNSTSPILQNKFLFNSHLNAIGANNPEVIAYNVRNNLFAKGRIFDISKPEDFKNSIAKILDNSVQKLFIKPLAGAGGKRCFKIDNLDNIDPDIFSTLIDSTFIFQQLIKQNSQVSKIYPHSVNTLRVHTVRQNGAIKVASSLMRLGQGGNVVDNASQGGIIVNIDRENGVLEKWGVNHLHSGGQSFTHHPDTEFKFEGFSIPYYEQVEEKCKQVAKYFNNWIIGWDIAITEDGFTFMEGNSNPNVRMMQLAEGGIKTNKVLKKLYRQYIK, from the coding sequence ATGAGCGGCTATATCAAAAATATACTAAGAGATACTCACAGAAAAAGCATTCCTAACATAATTTTGGACTTAATAAGATGTGGGTTAAAGGAAAAGGAAGTTCCACTATACTACTTCACCACATTGGCTTATAAAAAAGGTCGTGGCCATTGCCTAGATTATGTAGGTGGTAAAACCCATAAAAAGGCTATGACTGTTATCCATTCTAAAGGTAATAGTACTAGCCCAATTTTACAAAATAAATTTCTTTTTAATAGCCACCTGAATGCTATCGGCGCCAATAACCCTGAGGTTATTGCTTATAATGTTAGAAATAACCTATTTGCTAAAGGACGTATTTTTGATATATCAAAGCCTGAGGATTTCAAAAATTCTATTGCCAAAATTTTAGATAATAGCGTTCAGAAACTGTTCATAAAGCCACTAGCTGGCGCTGGGGGAAAAAGATGTTTTAAAATCGACAATTTAGATAATATTGATCCCGATATCTTTAGCACATTGATTGATTCAACATTCATCTTTCAGCAGTTAATTAAGCAAAACTCTCAGGTAAGTAAAATATACCCCCACAGCGTTAATACCTTAAGAGTTCATACTGTACGTCAAAATGGCGCTATAAAAGTGGCTTCAAGCTTAATGCGGTTAGGGCAAGGTGGAAATGTAGTTGATAACGCCTCACAAGGTGGTATAATAGTCAACATCGATAGAGAAAACGGAGTTTTAGAAAAATGGGGTGTTAACCACCTTCATAGCGGAGGTCAGTCCTTTACTCATCATCCCGATACAGAATTTAAGTTTGAGGGATTTTCCATCCCTTACTATGAACAAGTTGAAGAAAAATGTAAACAAGTTGCAAAATACTTTAATAATTGGATTATTGGTTGGGATATAGCTATAACAGAGGATGGTTTTACCTTTATGGAGGGTAATTCCAATCCAAATGTAAGAATGATGCAGCTAGCAGAAGGAGGCATCAAAACAAACAAGGTTCTAAAAAAACTTTATCGCCAATACATAAAATAA
- a CDS encoding DUF2007 domain-containing protein yields the protein MHCPNCEEKFDKKKEICQSCGLKYEDLKLKSVLKTDNPMTISFAKSILQDSNIKYITKGETLRGVYPLGGSLGSVDFLVMQKDEQAAREMLSELA from the coding sequence GTGCATTGTCCAAATTGTGAGGAAAAGTTCGATAAAAAGAAAGAAATTTGCCAAAGCTGTGGGCTAAAATATGAGGACTTAAAGCTTAAGTCTGTCTTAAAAACCGATAATCCAATGACCATATCATTTGCAAAGTCAATTCTTCAAGACAGCAATATAAAATATATTACAAAAGGAGAAACCTTAAGAGGAGTGTACCCGTTAGGTGGTAGCCTAGGGTCTGTTGACTTTTTAGTTATGCAAAAAGATGAACAGGCAGCAAGAGAAATGTTGTCAGAGCTGGCCTAA
- a CDS encoding P1 family peptidase — protein sequence MTKKQSIRDYGIKIGILDTGERNTIADVNGVKVGHVTLNDGDRINTGVTAILPHEENVFLKKPIAACHVINGFGKSIGLMQIEELGTLETPIILTNTFNAPTAAEALIEHSLHNNEDIGIKTGTVNPVVGECNDAYLNDIRGQHVNTSHVLEAIHSASIDFEQGDVGAGTGMSCYGLKGGIGSASRVIKLGKEKYTLGVLVLSNFGQKKDLIIKGSPIGEEIEKQDEAKDYYGEKGSVMVIMATDLPCSSRQLKRLCKRVSFGLSRTGAYAFNGSGDVVIGFSTAAKIEHYPKKEVRTIKVINEENLNQCFRAVVESTEEAVLNSMTFAKTVVGRNGHKRSSLNEYLNELL from the coding sequence ATGACAAAAAAACAGAGTATTAGAGACTATGGAATCAAAATAGGGATCCTAGATACTGGTGAAAGAAACACAATTGCTGATGTTAATGGGGTTAAGGTAGGACATGTTACCTTAAATGATGGTGACAGAATAAACACAGGAGTTACAGCTATTTTGCCCCATGAAGAAAATGTTTTTTTAAAGAAACCAATAGCTGCATGTCATGTAATAAACGGTTTTGGAAAATCAATTGGCTTGATGCAGATAGAAGAGCTCGGCACACTAGAAACTCCGATTATTTTGACCAACACATTTAACGCACCGACTGCTGCTGAAGCTCTTATAGAACACTCTTTACACAATAATGAAGATATAGGGATAAAAACCGGCACAGTAAATCCTGTGGTGGGCGAGTGTAACGACGCCTATCTTAATGATATAAGAGGTCAACATGTAAACACATCCCATGTTTTAGAAGCAATACATAGTGCTAGCATAGATTTTGAGCAGGGAGATGTGGGGGCAGGAACTGGGATGAGCTGTTATGGTTTAAAAGGTGGCATAGGAAGTGCATCTAGGGTAATAAAGTTAGGCAAGGAAAAATATACTTTAGGTGTGTTAGTGTTATCTAACTTTGGACAAAAAAAGGATCTTATTATAAAAGGTTCGCCTATAGGCGAGGAAATAGAAAAACAAGATGAGGCAAAAGACTACTATGGCGAAAAAGGTTCTGTAATGGTTATTATGGCAACCGACCTTCCTTGTAGTAGTAGGCAGCTGAAAAGGTTGTGTAAAAGGGTGTCTTTTGGACTTTCTAGAACCGGGGCCTATGCCTTTAATGGTAGTGGAGATGTTGTGATTGGGTTTTCCACAGCTGCAAAAATTGAACACTATCCCAAAAAAGAGGTTAGAACTATTAAGGTCATCAACGAAGAAAACTTAAACCAGTGTTTTAGGGCGGTGGTGGAAAGCACAGAGGAAGCAGTGCTAAACTCGATGACATTTGCAAAAACCGTAGTGGGGAGAAATGGCCATAAGAGAAGTTCGCTAAATGAATATTTAAATGAGTTGTTATAA
- a CDS encoding TIGR00266 family protein, producing the protein MEYNIKGGNFPVVELSLKPGEKVYCETGAMSWITDGIQMQTSNKGGVLKGLGRALSGESFFLNTYTATKEGDYAAFSSQVPGDIIPINVSETPIIAQKSVFLVAENSVQHQVNFRKKLRTGFFGGEGFIMQKFYGKGLAFFETDGSVIEKELAPGERLRIDTGNVAMFETSVKMDISMVKGFSNMLFGGEGLFLTTLTGPGKIWLQTMPISGLADSIIPFIPTSNNNN; encoded by the coding sequence ATGGAATATAACATTAAAGGTGGCAACTTTCCAGTAGTAGAGTTAAGTTTAAAGCCTGGGGAGAAGGTTTATTGTGAGACAGGGGCAATGTCTTGGATTACCGATGGAATTCAAATGCAAACCTCAAATAAAGGAGGGGTTTTAAAAGGGTTAGGCAGAGCACTGTCTGGAGAAAGTTTTTTCCTAAACACTTATACCGCAACAAAAGAGGGGGACTACGCTGCTTTTTCCTCTCAAGTCCCCGGGGACATTATTCCTATAAATGTTTCTGAGACTCCAATTATTGCTCAAAAAAGCGTTTTTTTAGTAGCAGAAAATAGCGTACAGCATCAAGTGAATTTCCGTAAAAAGCTAAGAACTGGATTTTTTGGTGGAGAAGGCTTCATTATGCAAAAGTTTTATGGAAAAGGGCTGGCCTTTTTTGAAACTGATGGCAGCGTTATAGAAAAAGAACTGGCTCCAGGAGAAAGGCTACGCATCGATACAGGCAATGTTGCTATGTTTGAAACTTCTGTTAAAATGGATATTAGCATGGTAAAAGGGTTTAGTAATATGCTTTTCGGTGGTGAAGGTTTATTTTTAACGACTCTAACAGGACCGGGTAAGATTTGGCTACAGACCATGCCAATATCAGGTCTTGCAGATAGCATAATTCCTTTTATTCCAACAAGTAACAATAATAATTGA
- a CDS encoding tetratricopeptide repeat protein, whose translation MKDKRYMVKNYLVIAQKMIEDGKLLQGLRYLLKGYNLPQGKENEELILELALLYQTMGKLDKAKAKFKELARKSSENPSAFYGLAIIYDEEERFKEAVEYYKKAIEIDPRYHQAHFFLANVYDRTENQKNAIKHYKAAIELNPDYFWAYVNLGCIYEELDRNDEALNMMKTALKIDPKNYKALFNMGVILAKIEKTDRAITHYQRSIKENSNYPYSFLNLAVLYSTLKKFKKAVATISQGIIENPDVAVLYYNRGCYYAKLKMPEKALRDVIKSIQLNPKLKSYAKKDKDLDEIRTLKAYQYFFNG comes from the coding sequence ATGAAAGATAAACGTTATATGGTAAAAAACTATCTAGTAATTGCCCAAAAAATGATTGAAGATGGAAAACTACTTCAAGGGTTAAGATACTTATTAAAAGGCTATAACCTTCCTCAGGGCAAAGAAAATGAAGAGCTAATTTTAGAATTAGCGCTGCTATATCAGACAATGGGAAAACTTGATAAGGCAAAAGCTAAATTTAAAGAGCTGGCTAGAAAAAGTAGCGAAAATCCATCTGCATTTTATGGTTTAGCGATAATTTACGATGAAGAGGAAAGATTTAAAGAAGCGGTAGAATACTATAAAAAAGCCATAGAGATAGATCCAAGATATCACCAAGCCCATTTTTTCTTAGCCAATGTTTATGATAGGACAGAAAATCAAAAAAATGCCATAAAACATTACAAAGCTGCCATAGAGCTTAATCCGGACTATTTTTGGGCTTATGTAAATTTAGGATGTATATATGAAGAATTAGATAGAAATGATGAGGCCTTAAACATGATGAAAACAGCTCTAAAAATCGATCCAAAAAACTATAAAGCTCTTTTCAATATGGGAGTGATTCTAGCAAAAATAGAGAAAACCGACAGAGCAATCACACACTATCAGCGTAGTATCAAAGAAAACAGTAATTATCCTTACAGCTTTCTTAATTTAGCTGTTCTTTATTCAACCCTAAAGAAGTTTAAAAAAGCAGTTGCCACTATTTCTCAAGGTATAATAGAAAACCCTGACGTTGCAGTGTTATACTATAACAGAGGTTGTTACTATGCAAAGCTAAAAATGCCAGAAAAAGCATTAAGAGATGTCATTAAATCCATACAATTAAATCCTAAGCTAAAAAGCTATGCTAAAAAAGATAAAGACCTTGATGAAATCCGGACACTAAAAGCTTATCAATATTTCTTTAATGGATAG
- a CDS encoding amidohydrolase family protein gives MEIIDSHMHYSNIHLFKNCAQNKSKVLYNYEGLISEFVENNIVGCVAMGVSETSIGSFPDTLAPNPMIADLANRPDFLYTCLGINPFGLRNNPDAIMKIEEKILDNKVVGFKLYPGYYPVTVDDDVYQPVYDLAEKYKMPIVIHMGDTFCPYGHIKYSQPLTLSEVVLHRRNVNFIVAHFGNPWVLDTAMLVANNPNVYTDLSGIFIGDKEDVLEDKNKPVYNNIKTGIAYCENYEKLLFGSDWPLVKLKPYIDFVKKIIPKENHQQVFHDNALKLFPALKSKKS, from the coding sequence ATGGAAATAATAGACTCGCACATGCACTATTCCAACATTCACCTTTTTAAAAATTGCGCCCAAAATAAATCTAAAGTTTTATACAATTATGAAGGTTTGATAAGTGAGTTTGTTGAAAACAACATAGTAGGCTGTGTAGCGATGGGGGTTAGTGAAACTTCAATTGGGAGTTTTCCCGACACTTTAGCTCCCAACCCTATGATAGCCGATCTAGCAAACAGGCCTGATTTTTTATACACATGTCTTGGTATCAATCCTTTTGGCTTGCGCAACAACCCAGATGCAATAATGAAGATAGAAGAAAAAATTTTAGATAATAAAGTAGTTGGCTTTAAGTTATACCCTGGGTATTATCCTGTTACAGTAGATGATGATGTATATCAGCCCGTCTATGATCTTGCAGAAAAATATAAAATGCCCATCGTAATTCATATGGGAGATACATTTTGCCCGTATGGTCATATAAAATACTCACAACCCTTAACATTAAGTGAAGTGGTATTACACAGACGAAATGTCAATTTTATAGTTGCTCATTTTGGCAACCCATGGGTGTTAGATACAGCAATGCTAGTAGCAAACAATCCAAACGTTTATACCGACCTCTCCGGAATATTTATTGGAGACAAAGAGGATGTTTTGGAGGATAAAAACAAACCAGTGTATAACAACATAAAAACAGGTATTGCCTATTGTGAAAACTATGAAAAACTTTTATTTGGTTCTGATTGGCCTTTGGTAAAACTAAAGCCCTATATTGACTTTGTAAAGAAAATAATACCAAAGGAGAATCATCAACAAGTATTTCACGATAACGCCCTAAAACTATTCCCAGCTTTAAAAAGCAAAAAAAGCTAG
- a CDS encoding radical SAM protein, with protein sequence MNYHMPLYRPPSEAKSAIIQVTLGCSHNKCSFCSMYKEKTFTVKSKEEIVNHIDSIAQHQKNASRVFLADGNVLALATNKLLFILQQVRSKFPSLERISCYAGPKDLINKTCEELLQLKAAGLDMLYLGVESGNDAVLAQVEKGVNSSEMVKAGQKAKEAGFLLSTMVISGLGGQNRFYQHAIDSANIISQIDPHYFSVLTLMVEEGTTLQKQVKEGKFKLLTPSQVLEEMVLIITNLNLNKTIFRANHASNYFFLAGVLDEDKDKLLNQLNQIKKSNEFRSENWRGL encoded by the coding sequence TTGAACTATCATATGCCACTTTACCGTCCTCCCAGTGAGGCTAAAAGTGCAATAATACAGGTTACACTTGGTTGTTCACATAACAAATGTTCATTTTGTAGCATGTATAAAGAAAAAACATTTACAGTAAAAAGTAAAGAAGAAATAGTTAATCACATTGATTCAATAGCGCAGCACCAAAAAAATGCCAGCAGGGTTTTTTTAGCAGATGGTAATGTATTGGCGTTAGCGACTAATAAATTATTATTTATACTACAGCAAGTTAGAAGTAAATTTCCTAGTCTGGAGCGGATCAGCTGCTACGCAGGACCTAAGGATCTTATAAATAAGACTTGTGAGGAGCTTTTACAACTGAAAGCGGCAGGCTTGGACATGCTTTATCTAGGTGTGGAAAGCGGCAACGATGCTGTTTTAGCCCAGGTGGAAAAAGGAGTAAATAGTAGCGAAATGGTAAAAGCTGGTCAAAAGGCTAAAGAAGCTGGTTTTTTGCTATCCACTATGGTTATTTCCGGTTTGGGAGGACAGAATAGATTTTATCAGCACGCTATAGATAGCGCTAATATTATCAGTCAGATTGACCCCCACTACTTTTCGGTGTTAACGCTGATGGTTGAGGAAGGAACAACACTACAAAAACAGGTTAAAGAAGGCAAGTTTAAGCTTTTAACACCTTCGCAAGTACTAGAAGAAATGGTATTGATAATTACCAATCTAAATTTGAACAAAACAATTTTTAGAGCAAACCATGCATCTAATTATTTTTTCCTAGCCGGTGTATTAGATGAAGACAAGGACAAGCTACTAAACCAGCTTAACCAAATAAAAAAAAGCAATGAGTTTAGAAGTGAAAATTGGAGAGGACTATAA
- a CDS encoding DegV family protein, with product MKKPLIVTDSCCDLPLDLVKDYDIPIIKLSFSFKGKNHTDDFGQSIGYKEFYDEVRGGEVPTTSQINTYDFEQFFAPYLEKGEDIIYISFSSALSGTCQSAMIAKETLNEKYPQGNLTVVDSKCASMGQGLLVYLAYKQLEQGKTKDEIVAWLEDNKMRLNHWFTVSDLNHLKRGGRVSAASATVGTLLSIKPILHVDNEGRLVPKTKVKGRKKSIKSLCNYLQENISEENQTVFISHGDCEDEANKLAELIKDVYKPKEIILNYIGPVIGSHSGPGTIALFFMGEER from the coding sequence ATGAAAAAACCCTTAATTGTAACCGACTCATGTTGTGACTTACCTTTGGATTTAGTTAAAGATTATGATATTCCCATAATTAAATTATCTTTTAGCTTTAAAGGTAAAAACCACACTGATGATTTTGGACAAAGTATTGGGTATAAGGAGTTTTATGACGAAGTAAGAGGTGGAGAAGTGCCTACAACTTCACAAATCAACACCTACGATTTTGAGCAATTTTTTGCGCCTTATTTGGAAAAAGGAGAAGACATAATATATATATCATTTTCTTCTGCCCTTAGCGGAACCTGTCAAAGTGCAATGATAGCAAAGGAAACTCTTAATGAGAAATACCCACAAGGAAACCTAACAGTTGTAGATAGCAAATGTGCTTCGATGGGACAGGGATTACTGGTTTATTTAGCCTATAAACAATTAGAACAAGGCAAAACTAAAGATGAGATTGTAGCTTGGCTAGAAGACAATAAGATGAGACTAAATCATTGGTTTACTGTATCTGATTTAAACCATCTAAAAAGAGGTGGGCGAGTTTCTGCAGCTAGCGCCACAGTTGGGACACTTCTTAGTATAAAGCCTATACTTCATGTGGATAATGAAGGAAGGTTAGTTCCTAAGACTAAGGTTAAGGGAAGGAAAAAATCTATTAAAAGTTTGTGTAACTATCTACAAGAAAATATTTCTGAAGAAAATCAAACAGTTTTTATCAGCCACGGGGACTGTGAAGACGAGGCTAACAAGTTAGCTGAATTAATTAAAGACGTTTATAAACCGAAAGAAATAATATTAAATTATATAGGTCCAGTTATAGGCTCTCATTCTGGCCCAGGTACTATTGCACTCTTCTTTATGGGTGAGGAAAGATAA